From Janthinobacterium sp. 67, a single genomic window includes:
- the tnpC gene encoding IS66 family transposase has translation MLNSADLPNDIDALKALLLAAEQTLRERDTVIAAHDELVSGLRAQLTTTEVEIEHLKLMIAKLRRMQFGRKSEKLDHQIEQLELQLEDLQATEGEAERERPPADKAPRTKSARKPLPEHLARDERVYQPQAEACPACGGGLRKLGEDVAEQLEFVPASFRVIRHVRPKLACKCCDTIVQAPAPSRPIARGIAGPGLLAHILVAKFADHLPLYRQSVIYAREGVELERALLANWVGAASALLRPLVEAIRRHVLAGAKLHADDTPIPVLAPGNGKTKTARLWTYVRDDSASGDTTPAAVWFAYTPDRKGIHPQTHLASFSGVLQADAYAGFNALYVDGTIQEAACWAHARRKFYDLHAARSSAITTEALRRIAELYVIEAEIRGKPPHERQLARQQRSRPLLDELNGWLRATLEKLSRKSDTAAAIQYALNLWPALLRYCDDGIIEIDNSAAERALRGVAIGRRNYLFAGADSGGERAAAIYSLIGTAKLNGVDPEAWLRHVLTNIADHPVNQVDDFLPWNCAAQLPSA, from the coding sequence ATGCTCAATTCAGCCGATCTGCCCAACGACATCGATGCCCTCAAGGCATTGCTGCTGGCGGCCGAGCAGACGCTGCGTGAGCGCGACACCGTCATCGCCGCGCACGACGAGCTGGTGTCAGGACTGCGCGCGCAACTGACGACGACCGAGGTCGAGATCGAGCATCTGAAGCTGATGATTGCCAAGCTGCGTCGCATGCAGTTCGGTCGCAAATCCGAGAAGCTGGACCACCAGATCGAACAGCTGGAACTACAACTGGAAGACCTGCAAGCGACCGAGGGTGAGGCCGAGCGTGAGCGGCCGCCGGCAGACAAGGCACCGCGCACCAAGTCGGCGCGCAAACCGCTGCCGGAGCACCTGGCGCGCGACGAGCGCGTGTATCAACCGCAGGCCGAGGCTTGCCCGGCCTGCGGTGGCGGGCTGCGCAAGTTGGGTGAGGACGTCGCCGAGCAACTGGAGTTCGTGCCGGCCAGCTTCCGCGTGATCCGTCATGTACGTCCGAAGCTGGCGTGCAAGTGCTGCGACACCATCGTGCAGGCACCGGCGCCAAGCCGGCCGATCGCGCGCGGCATTGCCGGACCGGGGCTGCTGGCCCATATCCTGGTGGCCAAGTTCGCTGACCATCTGCCGCTATACCGGCAGTCGGTGATCTATGCCCGCGAAGGCGTCGAACTGGAACGTGCGCTGCTGGCGAACTGGGTCGGGGCGGCCAGCGCGCTGCTGCGCCCGCTGGTCGAGGCGATCCGGCGCCATGTGCTCGCTGGCGCCAAGCTGCACGCCGACGACACCCCGATTCCGGTCCTGGCGCCCGGCAATGGCAAGACGAAAACAGCGCGGCTGTGGACCTACGTGCGTGACGATAGCGCGTCGGGCGACACCACGCCAGCAGCGGTCTGGTTCGCCTACACGCCGGACCGCAAGGGTATCCATCCGCAAACCCACCTGGCCAGCTTCAGCGGCGTGCTGCAGGCTGACGCCTATGCCGGCTTCAATGCGCTGTACGTCGACGGCACCATCCAGGAGGCGGCATGCTGGGCGCACGCACGGCGAAAATTCTACGACCTGCACGCGGCCAGGTCATCTGCCATCACGACCGAGGCTCTACGACGCATCGCCGAACTGTATGTGATCGAAGCCGAGATACGCGGCAAGCCGCCGCACGAACGACAACTGGCGCGCCAGCAACGATCACGACCATTGCTCGACGAGCTTAATGGCTGGCTACGCGCCACGCTTGAAAAGCTGTCGCGCAAGTCGGACACGGCGGCGGCAATCCAGTACGCGCTGAACCTATGGCCGGCGTTACTGCGTTACTGCGACGACGGCATCATTGAGATCGACAACTCGGCCGCCGAGCGGGCGTTGCGCGGTGTCGCCATCGGCCGCCGCAATTACCTGTTCGCAGGTGCCGACAGCGGCGGCGAGCGTGCTGCCGCGATCTACTCGCTGATCGGCACGGCCAAGCTCAACGGTGTTGACCCCGAGGCCTGGCTGCGCCATGTGCTGACCAACATCGCCGATCATCCGGTCAATCAGGTCGACGACTTCCTGCCTTGGAACTGCGCCGCGCAGCTCCCTTCGGCTTAA
- the tnpB gene encoding IS66 family insertion sequence element accessory protein TnpB (TnpB, as the term is used for proteins encoded by IS66 family insertion elements, is considered an accessory protein, since TnpC, encoded by a neighboring gene, is a DDE family transposase.) — MIGLPAHTRIWIVAGITDMRCGFNGLAAKIETTLQADPFNGHVFVFRGRRGDIIKLLWWTGDGLCLLAKRLERGRFIWPQASSGTVTLTQAQLSMLLEGIDWRQPVRTWQPSSGL; from the coding sequence ATGATCGGCCTGCCGGCCCACACCCGGATCTGGATCGTCGCTGGCATCACCGACATGCGCTGCGGCTTCAACGGCCTGGCGGCCAAGATAGAGACGACGCTGCAGGCCGATCCATTCAACGGCCATGTGTTTGTATTTCGTGGCCGGCGCGGCGACATCATCAAACTGCTGTGGTGGACTGGCGACGGCCTGTGCCTGCTGGCCAAGCGGCTTGAGCGGGGCCGTTTCATCTGGCCGCAGGCCAGCAGCGGCACGGTCACGCTGACGCAGGCCCAACTGTCGATGCTGCTCGAAGGCATCGACTGGCGCCAGCCAGTACGCACCTGGCAACCATCGTCGGGCTTGTAA